A genomic region of Dactylococcopsis salina PCC 8305 contains the following coding sequences:
- a CDS encoding DUF1565 domain-containing protein — protein MSPLMPKSVYLAIALSATIPSLVVPVAIKSAQAQVTETIIYVDPSSGNDQTATGDRNNPYQSITAAIEVAPNEAVIQLARGTYSEETGETFPIVIEKPLEIRGEAENQGYHTKIVGGGEFYSRTGAGQNVGIAILDNATLTGVTVTNKRDRGVGVWIEDANPTLVKNTFQRNDNTGVAINGTGRATLLNNYFYSNSGNGLVIYGQTQPTIKNNTFERTGFGISIIQNAIPQIIGNEIKSNRIGVLVEGQAQPILRENIIELSTEDGFVAIANSRPDLGTNNEPGENIFRGNQETDIKNLTKDYTIPINGNRITGEIEGSIDRRGIVTAQTPNPPENSNLPPLLANPPRSNSLPEPETNTTTKEQVWTAPNNQPPQGSQRNNSFSLSTNNPLPPLNSLPLIPPEATNNPNVTEDSNPITLPPPNPTPSNNTSSNNNPPNVTPQRNRLEEILVLEPNASPRQPASNALPVPSGNIPRGNPFRPGTSPEERAAAVGGDYRVVVEIRNANDKNKVKEIVPQAFTSRYQGRAVMQVGIFRSRANAEEIRQKLGREGLQVRLIPVE, from the coding sequence GTGTCACCGCTCATGCCAAAAAGTGTTTACCTTGCGATCGCTCTCAGTGCTACGATTCCCAGTTTAGTTGTTCCTGTTGCTATCAAATCGGCACAAGCGCAGGTGACGGAAACGATTATTTATGTTGATCCTAGTTCAGGGAATGATCAAACGGCAACTGGCGATCGAAATAATCCTTATCAAAGTATAACCGCAGCGATCGAAGTTGCACCCAATGAAGCGGTAATTCAACTCGCCAGAGGAACTTACAGCGAGGAAACGGGAGAAACTTTCCCCATTGTCATCGAGAAGCCCTTAGAAATTCGGGGAGAAGCGGAAAACCAAGGCTATCATACCAAAATTGTTGGGGGAGGAGAGTTCTACAGTCGCACTGGCGCAGGTCAAAACGTCGGAATCGCCATTTTAGATAATGCCACCCTAACAGGAGTTACCGTCACCAACAAGCGCGATCGAGGCGTTGGTGTCTGGATCGAAGATGCCAACCCGACATTAGTTAAAAACACCTTTCAGCGCAACGATAACACAGGCGTTGCTATTAATGGTACAGGTCGCGCTACCCTGCTAAATAACTACTTCTACAGCAACTCTGGAAACGGTTTAGTAATTTACGGACAAACCCAACCCACCATTAAAAATAATACCTTTGAGCGTACTGGTTTCGGCATTAGCATCATTCAAAACGCCATTCCCCAAATTATCGGTAATGAAATCAAAAGTAATCGAATTGGGGTACTGGTAGAAGGACAAGCGCAACCGATTCTCAGAGAGAATATTATCGAACTTTCTACAGAAGATGGGTTCGTCGCAATTGCCAACTCGCGTCCAGATTTAGGAACAAACAACGAACCAGGAGAAAACATCTTTCGCGGTAATCAAGAAACCGACATCAAAAACCTGACCAAAGACTATACCATTCCGATTAATGGGAATCGGATTACAGGGGAAATTGAAGGAAGCATCGATCGTCGAGGAATTGTCACCGCGCAAACACCAAACCCCCCAGAAAACTCTAATTTACCTCCTCTATTAGCAAATCCCCCTCGATCGAATTCTCTTCCTGAACCTGAAACAAACACCACAACCAAAGAACAAGTTTGGACAGCACCCAATAATCAACCCCCTCAAGGATCACAAAGAAATAACTCTTTTTCTCTATCAACCAATAACCCTCTGCCGCCGCTTAACTCCCTTCCTCTCATCCCTCCCGAAGCGACCAACAATCCCAACGTCACAGAAGACTCTAATCCCATCACACTTCCCCCTCCCAACCCCACCCCATCCAACAACACCAGTAGCAATAATAATCCTCCTAACGTCACCCCACAGCGCAACCGTTTAGAAGAAATACTGGTGTTAGAACCCAATGCGTCACCGCGTCAACCCGCCTCCAACGCTTTACCCGTTCCTAGTGGTAATATTCCCAGAGGAAACCCCTTTCGCCCTGGGACATCTCCAGAAGAACGAGCAGCCGCTGTCGGTGGCGACTATCGCGTTGTGGTAGAAATTAGAAATGCCAACGACAAAAACAAAGTGAAAGAGATTGTTCCCCAAGCGTTTACCAGTCGTTATCAAGGACGTGCGGTGATGCAGGTGGGGATTTTTCGCAGCCGCGCTAATGCCGAGGAAATTCGTCAAAAACTGGGACGAGAAGGGTTACAAGTGCGTCTAATTCCAGTGGAGTAA
- a CDS encoding ATP-binding response regulator has protein sequence MNHSLDTAKTKPDTILVVDDSPDNVLLVQSILEEDGYHIEVAEDGEGAIAQVEANPPQLILLDVMMPGMDGFEVTERIRQQKALPFIPILLITAYDQPSVVKGLDSGADDFIRKPVELEELLARVRSLLRLKHSVDERDEIARQRSDFVSRLTHDLRTPLVAADRMLSLFQQGALGELSPPMAEAVATMSRSNRNLLDMVNTLLEVYRFEAGRKVLNFVTVDLKAVIDEVVQELNPLAEEKGLDLKKQEEIEGNQTETKVEGDRLELRRVFTNLIGNAIKFTDEGSVKVSLKQVTETEPPTLLITVEDTGPGVSPEDQNRLFERFRKGKHRNSGSGLGLHLSQRILESHNGSISLESEVGKGSRFTVKLPVKVE, from the coding sequence ATGAACCACTCCCTAGACACTGCAAAAACTAAACCCGATACAATTTTAGTCGTTGATGATTCTCCTGATAATGTGTTGTTAGTACAAAGCATCCTCGAAGAAGATGGTTATCACATCGAGGTTGCTGAAGATGGGGAAGGTGCGATCGCGCAAGTAGAAGCAAATCCGCCACAATTAATCTTATTAGACGTGATGATGCCAGGGATGGATGGGTTTGAAGTGACCGAGCGCATTCGTCAACAGAAAGCGTTACCCTTCATTCCGATTTTACTGATCACAGCTTATGATCAGCCCAGTGTGGTGAAAGGGTTAGATAGTGGCGCTGATGATTTTATTCGGAAACCCGTTGAATTAGAGGAATTATTGGCACGGGTTCGATCGTTGCTTCGTCTTAAACACAGTGTTGATGAAAGAGATGAAATTGCGCGACAACGATCGGATTTTGTGTCCCGTCTCACCCACGATTTACGCACCCCCCTAGTGGCAGCCGATCGAATGTTAAGTTTATTCCAACAGGGAGCATTAGGAGAATTATCGCCCCCAATGGCGGAAGCTGTGGCGACCATGAGTCGCAGTAATCGTAACTTGTTGGACATGGTGAATACCTTACTGGAAGTTTATCGCTTTGAGGCGGGACGCAAGGTTTTAAATTTTGTCACTGTTGATCTAAAAGCAGTTATTGATGAAGTCGTCCAAGAACTTAATCCTCTAGCAGAAGAAAAAGGCTTAGACCTAAAAAAGCAAGAGGAAATTGAAGGAAATCAGACAGAAACTAAAGTAGAAGGAGATCGTCTCGAACTAAGACGAGTTTTTACGAATTTAATTGGAAATGCCATTAAATTTACTGATGAAGGGAGTGTGAAAGTTTCCTTAAAACAAGTGACAGAAACCGAACCTCCCACCTTATTAATTACAGTAGAAGATACGGGGCCAGGGGTATCCCCAGAAGATCAAAACCGTTTATTTGAGCGGTTTCGGAAAGGAAAACATCGTAACTCTGGAAGCGGGTTAGGGTTACATTTATCCCAAAGAATTTTAGAGAGTCATAATGGTAGCATTAGCTTAGAATCAGAAGTGGGAAAAGGAAGCCGCTTTACGGTAAAACTTCCTGTGAAAGTGGAATAA
- the petG gene encoding cytochrome b6-f complex subunit V has protein sequence MIEPLLLGIVLGLIFVTLAGLFFAAYMQYRRTS, from the coding sequence ATGATTGAACCTTTACTCTTAGGAATTGTGCTGGGCTTGATTTTTGTCACTTTAGCAGGCTTATTTTTTGCTGCTTATATGCAGTACCGACGCACAAGTTAA
- a CDS encoding c-type cytochrome, which yields MTKQVAPVTELAKRLTMIVTCALFFVVAGLVGVYLYQVSDPYVQEVLTAPSNPERGEAIFQINCAGCHGAKGDGNVGPSLHNISERKSKLKLIQQVTSGDTPPMPKFQPKPQDMSDLLGYLETL from the coding sequence GTGACCAAGCAAGTAGCCCCCGTAACCGAACTCGCTAAACGGTTGACAATGATAGTAACTTGTGCTTTATTCTTTGTCGTTGCTGGCTTGGTAGGCGTTTACCTGTATCAGGTTTCTGATCCTTATGTACAGGAAGTTTTAACCGCCCCAAGTAATCCAGAACGAGGAGAGGCAATTTTTCAAATTAATTGCGCGGGTTGTCATGGCGCGAAGGGGGATGGGAATGTCGGTCCAAGCCTTCACAATATCTCAGAACGGAAATCGAAGTTAAAATTGATTCAACAAGTGACCAGTGGCGACACGCCACCGATGCCTAAATTTCAGCCGAAACCCCAAGATATGTCGGATTTATTGGGTTATTTAGAAACGCTTTGA
- a CDS encoding ABC transporter ATP-binding protein, translating to MKQRSPYWQLIPYIRPQIPTITKALACTIVFVGVWPLLAWLAGLISTAVGEGNVTRSAQVAAITALVFLLQKIAQYGQDLLMAKVALAVAYQVRTAVYGHLQTLSIDYFETTRTGDLSYRLTEDIDRVGEVVNNIFHQFIPSVLQLFAVFAYVIYLNWQLTLALLIVAPLIAFLISWFGEKVQTLSRRSQNRISDLSSLLTEVFSGMRLVQAFAAEDYTLNKFCTEAEHNRKARYAAERLKAIQFPIVGFLEALAVLLLFLLGGWQIAAGNLTTSEFISYGAGVLMLIDPISITTSNYNEFKQGEASVARVFELMTIEPRVQNEPNAIELPVIQGKVTYHHVSFAYPQSQQSVLEDINLTIKPGEMLALVGASGAGKTSLVNLLPRFYDPQQGEILIDGINIRHVTLNSLRRQIGIVPQDTLLFSGTIAENIAFGQPEMGLEAITNAAKVANADQFISQLSQGYFTDVGERGVNLSGGQRQRIAIARAVLLDPKILILDEATSALDSESEALVQEALDRLLKDRTVLIIAHRLTTVRNADRILVLEQGKIIEMGTHEQLLNQASRYAQFHGQQ from the coding sequence TTGAAACAACGTTCTCCCTATTGGCAACTGATCCCTTACATTCGTCCCCAAATTCCGACAATTACTAAAGCGCTTGCTTGTACAATTGTCTTTGTAGGAGTCTGGCCCCTCCTAGCTTGGTTAGCGGGATTGATTTCCACCGCAGTGGGAGAGGGAAATGTCACTCGTAGCGCCCAAGTCGCCGCCATTACCGCGTTGGTTTTTCTCTTGCAAAAAATCGCGCAGTATGGGCAAGATTTACTGATGGCAAAGGTGGCGTTGGCTGTAGCGTATCAGGTGAGAACTGCGGTTTATGGTCATCTACAAACCCTCAGTATTGATTATTTTGAAACCACTCGCACGGGTGATTTATCCTATCGCTTAACAGAAGACATCGATCGAGTCGGGGAGGTGGTTAATAACATCTTCCACCAGTTTATTCCCAGTGTGCTGCAACTCTTCGCTGTTTTTGCTTATGTGATCTATCTTAACTGGCAATTAACCCTTGCTTTATTAATTGTTGCGCCATTAATCGCATTTCTGATTAGTTGGTTTGGGGAAAAGGTTCAAACTCTTTCCCGACGCAGCCAAAACCGCATTTCTGATTTGTCTTCTCTACTGACAGAAGTCTTTAGTGGAATGCGTTTAGTTCAAGCCTTCGCCGCCGAAGATTATACCCTCAATAAATTCTGTACGGAAGCAGAACACAATCGTAAGGCGAGATACGCCGCTGAACGTCTCAAAGCGATTCAATTTCCGATTGTTGGTTTTTTAGAGGCTTTAGCGGTGTTGTTACTCTTTCTGTTGGGAGGATGGCAAATTGCAGCGGGGAATCTTACTACTAGCGAGTTTATCAGTTATGGCGCTGGTGTCTTGATGCTGATTGATCCGATTTCTATTACTACTAGCAATTATAATGAGTTTAAGCAGGGGGAAGCCTCAGTGGCGAGAGTGTTTGAATTGATGACGATCGAGCCGCGAGTTCAAAACGAACCCAATGCGATCGAACTTCCTGTGATACAAGGAAAAGTAACCTATCATCACGTCTCCTTTGCTTATCCCCAAAGCCAGCAATCTGTTTTAGAAGATATCAATCTCACAATTAAACCTGGAGAAATGTTAGCGTTAGTTGGTGCTTCTGGTGCGGGAAAAACCAGCTTAGTGAATTTATTACCCCGTTTCTATGATCCGCAACAGGGAGAGATTTTAATTGATGGGATTAACATTCGCCACGTCACCCTCAACAGTCTGCGTCGTCAAATTGGTATTGTTCCTCAAGACACCCTGTTATTTTCTGGGACAATTGCTGAAAACATTGCTTTTGGACAGCCAGAAATGGGTCTAGAAGCCATTACAAACGCCGCCAAGGTCGCCAACGCCGATCAGTTTATTTCTCAGTTGTCTCAGGGCTATTTTACCGATGTGGGGGAACGAGGCGTTAATCTTTCTGGTGGACAACGACAACGGATCGCGATCGCACGAGCCGTGTTACTTGATCCCAAAATCCTGATTCTGGATGAAGCGACTTCGGCGCTAGATTCAGAATCCGAAGCATTAGTCCAAGAAGCGCTCGATCGACTCCTAAAAGATCGCACTGTTTTAATTATTGCTCATCGTTTAACCACTGTTCGCAACGCCGATCGAATTTTAGTCTTAGAACAGGGTAAAATCATCGAGATGGGAACTCACGAGCAACTTTTAAACCAAGCCTCTCGTTACGCCCAATTTCACGGTCAACAGTAA
- the rimM gene encoding ribosome maturation factor RimM (Essential for efficient processing of 16S rRNA), with the protein MTEDLIEIGTVVSPHGIKGEVKVYTNSDFPERFEKPGKRLLKRPNSSQCEWVTLKRGYYLPGKSMYVVMLEEITDRNQAEELCKSKLFVEKHDRPQLEANEYHVDDLIGLTVIDQETKSKIGQVIDIYAAGNDLLVVELEEHLSEKPAPDNRVLVPFVEDIVPIVDINNRQLQVKLPVGLLEL; encoded by the coding sequence ATGACAGAAGACTTGATCGAAATTGGAACAGTTGTTTCTCCTCATGGGATTAAAGGGGAGGTGAAAGTTTATACAAATTCTGATTTTCCTGAACGATTTGAAAAGCCAGGAAAACGTTTACTTAAACGTCCTAATTCCAGTCAGTGTGAGTGGGTAACGTTGAAGCGTGGTTATTATCTCCCTGGAAAAAGTATGTATGTGGTAATGTTAGAGGAGATCACCGATCGAAATCAAGCTGAGGAATTGTGCAAAAGCAAGTTATTTGTAGAAAAGCACGATCGACCGCAGTTAGAAGCGAATGAATATCATGTAGATGATTTGATCGGTTTAACAGTAATTGATCAAGAAACCAAGTCAAAAATCGGTCAGGTTATTGATATTTATGCGGCTGGAAATGATTTATTAGTCGTTGAGTTGGAAGAACACTTATCTGAGAAGCCAGCGCCCGATAATAGGGTTTTAGTTCCGTTTGTAGAAGACATTGTTCCCATTGTTGACATCAATAATCGACAATTACAGGTGAAACTTCCTGTTGGTTTGTTGGAATTATAG
- the petD gene encoding cytochrome b6-f complex subunit IV: MSTLKKPDLSDPKLRAKLAQGMGHNYYGEPAWPNDLLYTFPVVILGTIGLCVGLGVLDPAMTGEPADPFATPLEILPEWYLYPVFQILRIVPDKLLGIAAMGAIPLGLMLVPFIENVNKFQNPFRRPVATAVFLFGTVVTLWLGIGATYPLDESLTLGLF; this comes from the coding sequence ATGTCCACCTTAAAAAAACCTGATTTAAGCGACCCGAAACTACGGGCCAAATTAGCCCAAGGCATGGGTCATAACTACTACGGCGAACCCGCTTGGCCCAATGACCTGCTTTATACCTTCCCTGTTGTAATTTTAGGCACGATCGGGCTGTGTGTTGGTTTAGGGGTACTCGATCCCGCAATGACTGGTGAACCCGCTGATCCCTTTGCTACTCCCTTAGAAATTCTTCCCGAATGGTATCTTTACCCCGTGTTCCAAATTCTGCGGATTGTTCCCGACAAACTGTTAGGAATTGCCGCCATGGGAGCGATTCCTTTAGGGTTAATGCTAGTTCCCTTCATTGAAAACGTCAATAAATTCCAAAACCCCTTCCGTCGTCCAGTCGCAACGGCGGTTTTCCTATTTGGAACCGTTGTCACCCTCTGGTTAGGAATTGGTGCAACTTATCCTTTAGATGAATCTTTAACTTTAGGTTTGTTCTAA
- the petB gene encoding cytochrome b6, with translation MFTKQVTDSKIYQWFDERLEVQAISDDIASKYVPPHVNIFYCLGGITLTCFIIQFATGFAMTFYYKPTVTEAFSSVQYLMTEVNFGWLIRSIHRWSASMMVLMMILHTFRVYLTGGFKRPRELTWITGVVLAVITVSFGVTGYSLPWDQVGYWAVKIVSGVPEAIPGVGPLIVELIRGGASVGQGTLTRYYSLHTFVLPWFIAVFMLLHFLMIRKQGISGPL, from the coding sequence ATGTTCACAAAACAAGTAACAGATTCTAAAATTTACCAGTGGTTTGACGAGCGCCTAGAAGTCCAGGCGATCTCTGATGACATTGCCAGTAAATACGTTCCGCCTCACGTTAACATTTTTTACTGTTTAGGCGGAATCACTCTCACCTGCTTTATCATTCAATTTGCGACGGGCTTCGCCATGACCTTTTACTACAAGCCCACCGTCACCGAGGCATTTTCTTCTGTCCAATATTTAATGACCGAAGTTAACTTCGGTTGGCTCATCCGCTCCATTCATCGCTGGTCGGCAAGTATGATGGTCTTGATGATGATTCTCCACACCTTCCGAGTTTACCTCACTGGTGGCTTCAAAAGACCCCGTGAGCTCACTTGGATTACTGGAGTCGTCCTCGCTGTAATCACCGTTTCCTTTGGTGTAACGGGTTATTCCTTGCCTTGGGATCAAGTCGGTTATTGGGCGGTAAAAATTGTGTCTGGTGTTCCCGAAGCGATTCCAGGTGTGGGTCCTTTAATTGTTGAATTAATTCGCGGTGGCGCAAGTGTCGGACAAGGAACACTCACCCGTTACTACAGCTTACACACCTTCGTTTTACCCTGGTTCATTGCAGTATTTATGCTGTTGCACTTCTTAATGATTCGTAAACAAGGCATTTCTGGTCCTTTGTAA
- the ctpA gene encoding carboxyl-terminal processing protease CtpA: MIKSTFWQKLFTTIVLVSIAWLSWTTNATAYYNEEEKIFLQAWRIVNQAYVDDSFNDQNWWFVRQRFLDRGFSDRSATYDAIEEMLATLDDPFTRLLRPEQYRSLQVNTAGELSGVGLQIDINSQTKQLEVVTPIDNSPAEKAGIKPRDRVLAIDGVKTKTLSLDEAAAKMRGQVGTPVTLTVQSGSGKNTNIRDVEIVRDRISLNPVYARLDDNSGETPIGYLRLAQFSANATKEIAHSIANLEDQGAKGFILDLRNNPGGLLQAGIETARLWLNSGTVVYTVNRQGMIGSYGATDEAVTDAPLIVLVNQGSASASEILAGALQDNDRATIVGETTFGKGLIQSLFDLPDDSGIAVTVAKYETPNHRDINKAGIEPDYKVSQSLLPFSEMGTGDDQQYQEAVKLLTKQTLVAQN, encoded by the coding sequence ATGATCAAATCCACTTTTTGGCAAAAACTATTTACCACCATCGTTCTCGTTAGTATCGCTTGGCTGAGTTGGACGACGAACGCCACTGCTTACTATAACGAAGAAGAAAAGATATTTCTCCAGGCTTGGCGCATCGTTAATCAGGCTTATGTGGATGATTCATTTAATGATCAAAATTGGTGGTTTGTTCGCCAACGCTTTCTCGATCGAGGTTTCTCTGATCGTAGCGCCACTTATGACGCGATCGAGGAAATGTTAGCCACTTTAGATGATCCCTTCACCCGCTTATTGCGACCAGAACAGTATCGCAGTTTACAAGTCAATACCGCCGGGGAACTGTCTGGAGTGGGGCTACAAATTGATATTAACTCCCAAACCAAACAATTAGAAGTGGTCACTCCCATTGATAATTCTCCCGCCGAAAAAGCAGGGATTAAACCGCGCGATCGGGTTTTAGCCATTGATGGCGTAAAGACTAAAACCCTTTCCCTTGATGAAGCCGCTGCCAAAATGCGCGGTCAAGTGGGAACACCTGTCACTCTTACCGTTCAATCAGGATCAGGGAAAAATACCAATATCCGTGACGTGGAAATTGTGCGCGATCGCATTTCTCTGAATCCAGTTTATGCTCGTCTTGATGACAACAGTGGCGAAACCCCCATTGGTTATCTTCGTTTAGCTCAATTTAGTGCCAATGCGACTAAAGAAATCGCCCATTCTATAGCCAATTTGGAAGACCAAGGCGCAAAAGGCTTTATCCTTGACTTACGCAACAATCCAGGGGGTTTATTACAAGCTGGAATTGAAACCGCTCGGTTGTGGCTCAATTCGGGAACAGTGGTTTACACAGTTAATCGTCAAGGGATGATCGGCAGTTACGGCGCTACCGATGAAGCGGTGACGGATGCTCCCTTAATTGTTCTTGTTAATCAAGGAAGTGCCAGCGCCAGTGAAATTCTCGCTGGAGCATTACAGGACAACGATCGCGCGACAATTGTCGGCGAAACTACCTTTGGGAAAGGGTTAATTCAGTCGTTATTTGACTTACCTGATGATTCAGGAATCGCCGTCACCGTAGCCAAATACGAAACCCCCAATCATCGGGATATTAACAAAGCAGGGATTGAACCCGATTATAAAGTTTCTCAGTCTCTGCTGCCTTTTTCTGAGATGGGAACGGGGGATGATCAACAATATCAAGAGGCTGTGAAATTGTTGACCAAACAAACCCTAGTCGCTCAAAACTAA
- a CDS encoding glycosyltransferase family protein, whose translation MSQTNAVDVLILTNGPGELSTWVRPVVAALKSQWSSKLGIRVSVILSPCPHATGREVEVARAIPGVNRVQSAKAFFPFLLWGKTADNWNWFERGIVLFLGGDQFFPVVIGKRLGYPIVIYAEWETRWHSWVDHFVVMNADLTLKAPQTHRHKFTTVGDIMADSQIALNTQPLGLTLDPGTELIGILPGSKRAKLMQGVPLTIAIAQRLREKRPNTQFIIPVAPTLDLETLARYADPKHNPIVKKLGGVGAKLVLPSLPDELPYLETEEGLKLLLWTQFPAYDVLSQCTLCLTTVGANTAELGALAIPMIVLLPTYQLDAMRAWDGIPGALANLPILGGSFARVINWLVLRKKRLFAWPNIWAKEEVVPELVGNLEPEAVAKLALEWLEYPDQRLAIRSRLQAIRGTPGASKKIASVLLEQLQQSNG comes from the coding sequence ATGTCGCAAACCAACGCCGTTGATGTTCTCATTCTTACTAACGGACCAGGGGAACTTTCAACTTGGGTTCGCCCAGTGGTGGCGGCTTTAAAGTCTCAATGGTCTTCAAAACTAGGAATTAGAGTTTCTGTGATTCTATCTCCTTGTCCTCACGCTACAGGGCGAGAGGTAGAGGTAGCAAGAGCCATTCCAGGTGTTAATCGCGTCCAAAGCGCAAAGGCGTTTTTTCCTTTTCTTTTGTGGGGGAAAACCGCCGACAACTGGAACTGGTTTGAGCGAGGAATCGTCCTCTTTTTAGGTGGAGACCAATTTTTCCCAGTAGTCATCGGCAAACGACTGGGATACCCCATTGTCATTTATGCAGAGTGGGAAACACGCTGGCATTCCTGGGTGGATCACTTTGTAGTAATGAACGCCGACTTAACCCTAAAAGCTCCTCAAACTCATCGCCACAAATTTACTACCGTCGGTGACATCATGGCAGATTCACAAATTGCTCTCAATACTCAACCCCTTGGACTAACTCTCGATCCTGGAACAGAATTAATTGGAATTTTACCCGGTTCCAAACGTGCGAAACTGATGCAGGGTGTGCCGTTGACGATCGCGATCGCGCAACGTCTGCGGGAAAAACGCCCCAATACTCAGTTTATCATTCCAGTTGCTCCCACTCTCGATTTAGAAACCCTAGCCCGTTATGCTGATCCGAAACACAATCCAATTGTAAAAAAACTGGGGGGAGTCGGTGCGAAACTGGTTTTACCGTCACTTCCCGATGAGTTACCTTATCTCGAAACCGAGGAAGGATTAAAACTCCTGCTTTGGACGCAATTTCCCGCTTACGACGTGCTTTCCCAATGTACCCTTTGTTTAACCACAGTGGGGGCAAATACCGCAGAATTAGGGGCGTTGGCAATTCCGATGATTGTCCTACTTCCCACCTATCAACTGGACGCGATGCGAGCTTGGGATGGGATTCCTGGTGCTTTAGCGAACTTACCAATTTTAGGAGGAAGTTTTGCGAGGGTGATCAATTGGCTCGTGTTGCGAAAAAAACGGCTGTTTGCTTGGCCCAATATTTGGGCAAAAGAGGAGGTTGTCCCCGAATTAGTGGGAAATTTAGAGCCAGAAGCGGTGGCAAAACTGGCTTTAGAATGGTTGGAATATCCCGATCAACGACTCGCGATTCGATCGCGCTTACAAGCGATTCGAGGCACACCCGGCGCCTCGAAGAAAATTGCATCAGTGTTATTGGAACAGTTGCAACAAAGCAATGGTTAG
- the psb28 gene encoding photosystem II reaction center protein Psb28, whose translation MSATIQFSRGIDEETIPDVRLTRSKDGSSGTATFRFENPKVLNAESNQEVTGMYLIDEEGIISTQDVKGKFVNGQPTALEAVHYMQSEEEWDRFMRFMERYAEEHGLEFSKS comes from the coding sequence ATGTCAGCAACTATTCAATTTTCACGAGGCATTGACGAAGAAACGATTCCAGATGTCCGCTTAACCCGTTCTAAAGATGGTAGCAGTGGAACAGCCACCTTTCGTTTTGAAAACCCGAAAGTCTTAAATGCAGAAAGTAACCAAGAAGTGACGGGAATGTATTTAATTGATGAGGAAGGAATCATCTCCACTCAAGACGTAAAAGGTAAATTCGTCAATGGACAACCGACAGCTTTAGAAGCGGTGCATTATATGCAATCAGAAGAAGAATGGGATCGTTTCATGCGCTTTATGGAACGATACGCAGAAGAACATGGTTTAGAGTTTAGCAAATCTTAA
- a CDS encoding FHA domain-containing protein: MLGKPNSNQPPGVALSQLQDAEIVSRQHAMIHIDTEKYYIEDLGSSNGTYVNNASVAKGERREINSDDVIALGKEDKVTFIFKLP; this comes from the coding sequence ATGTTGGGAAAACCCAATAGCAATCAGCCCCCTGGCGTAGCTTTATCCCAGCTTCAGGATGCGGAAATTGTTTCCCGTCAACACGCAATGATTCACATTGACACCGAAAAATACTACATTGAAGACTTAGGAAGTTCCAATGGCACTTATGTGAACAACGCATCAGTTGCCAAAGGAGAACGCCGCGAAATCAATTCCGATGATGTCATCGCACTAGGAAAAGAAGATAAAGTAACATTTATTTTTAAATTACCCTAG